From the Deltaproteobacteria bacterium genome, the window TGCCCCGCGCCTCCCGGTGAAAGAACGGCTCGAAGAGGTGCGGCACGTCTGCCGGGGCGATGCCGCGACCTTGGTCGCGCACGGCCACCTCCACATGGCCGTTCTCGCTGCGGCAGGTCAGGGAGACCGTGGTGTCGGGGCGGCTGGCATGAACCGCGTTCAGCACCAGGTTGAGCAGCACCTGCTGGACCGCCGAGCCGTTGGCCAGCACCGCGGGCCGCGGTCCGTCGGGCTGAAAGACGACCACGGCGACGCCCAGGTCCGTGGCCGCGTGATGCGCGAGTCGTGCCACGACCTCCAGGCAGGAGGGGAGGTCGATGACCTCGCGCGTCAGGGACTGACCGCGAGCCAGGCTCAGGAACTGCTCGGTGATCGAGCCGCAGCGCTGCACCTGGGTCTCGGCGATGCGCACGTACTCGGCCACGGCGTCCTGCGTCTCATCCGCACCGTCGCCCTCGGCGCGGCGAAGCCGACGAATCCCCGCGAGGCACGTGGCGATCGAGGCGAGAGGGGTGTTCAGCTCGTGGGAGAAGGCCGAGGCGAGCACGCCGAGCGAGACCATGCGACGGTAGTCCGCAAGGTGAGCTTCGGCGCTGCGCCGGTCCGTGATGTCGCGCCAGACCTCGACGACCAGGGCGATCTGCCCGAGGTCGTCATAGACCGGCGAGCAGCGCACTTCCTCCTGTCGCGCCGTGCCGTCGGCGAGGCTCCGCGTGCGAATGGCCATCTGCACCGCTCCCGTGCGAAAACAGCGGAGGGTGGGGCATTCCTGCCCGCAGCCGCAGTTGAAGCTCCCGTCGCCGGGGCTGGCGCCCTGACAGCAGGTGAGACCGAGGGGTTGACCGACGGTATCCGGGAAGCGACGCGCGAACGAGTCGTTGGCCGCGACCACGCGTCGAGACTGGTCCAGCACCACCAGGCCGTCGTCGACGCTGTTCATGACCTTCTCCAGGCTGGCGCGCTGCCGCCGCAGGTCGGCCAGCAGGCCGGTCGTGGCGTCGGCCATCTGGTTGAATTGCTCCTCCACACGGGTCAGCGGGTCGTTGCCTGTCACGTGCACGCGCTGCCGGTGATCCCCGAGCGCGATGGCTCGAGCCGTCTGCTCGAACCGCGTGAGGCGACCGAGGATCGTGCGGCGGTAGGCGAGACCGATCCCCGTCATGAGCACCAGCGCGGCGGCTCCCGTACCGAGCGAGAACTTGCGGATGGTGCCCGCGAGCTCGCGTCGGGTCGGCTCCAGCGAGGAATCGACGATGATCACCCCGTTCATTCGATGGCGTGGGTTGTGACAATCGTGACAGATGGAGCGGTTGGGGATCGGCTGCACGCAGCGGAGCACGCTCCCCCCCGCCGTTTCGAGGACCGTGCTGTGCTGCCGCTCGTTGGCCGGACGACTGTGGCAGACCTGGCAGGTAGGGGAGGCGAAGGAGAAGTGGTGCTTACCGATCGTCGGGTCGCTGGTGAATTGCACCTGACCCTTGCGGTCGAGGATCATCACGCGCTTCAGGTTCGGCTGCGCGGCGAGGCGCACCACGAGCTGACGGATCAGCCCGCGGTCTTCCTGCAGCATCTGATACTCGAGCGCGTTTCGGATGAGCTCGGTCTTGCCTTCGACGTGGCGGCGGGTCAGCTCGAGGATCTGCTTGTAATGCAGGCGATAGAAGATGACCCCCGTGCCCACGGTGGCCAGGCCGACCAGGGAGGTGACCGTGATGCCGAGTCTCCAGCTCAGCCTGTCAAGCTTCCAGCGGCGCCGCACGTCCTCTCCGGCAGTCTCTCCTTGCCCGCGCGTTGAGGATAACACCCTTCTCCCGCGCACGCCGGTCTCCCTGTCACGCGGTCGCCGCCGGCTTCTGCTCGGCCGTCGCGCGGCGCGGGCGCAGCTGGCCTTCGGGTGACTGGAGGTGGAACTCCCCGCGCATGATCGGTACCGCGATCCGCAGCATCAGCGTGAAGACGAGGAAGCCGACGCCGAAGATCCCCGCCGCCACCTCGAGCTCGGTGCGGCTCGGGGTGTACTCGTAGATCTCGCCGAGCACCGACGGGGTGAAGCCGGGGATCACCAGGGCCATCCCCTTTTCGATGTAGACCCCGCAGTAGATCAGGAAGGCGCCCACGTTGAGGGTCAGCGGGTTTCGTCGCGTCGCCGGGACCAGGAAGAGCAGGAAGGAGACGACGCTGCAGGCCACGGAGGCCCAGGCGTAGGGGACGAGGACCTTGCTCCCGTGCAGGCCGCTGTAGAGGTACTTCGCGTGCAGCAGGTGGTGCGTCCCCGAGTAGTAGTCGCGGAAGATCTCAGCGCCGAGGAGAAAGAGGTTGATGAACATGGCGTAGGCCATGAGCTCCGCGATCTTCCAGATCGCCTCGTTCTTGATCTCGAGCTTGGCGTAGTGGCGCAGGATCTGGAGCAGCACGAGGATCATGGCCGGCCCCGAGCAGAAGGCGGAGGCGATGAAGCGCGGCGCCAGGATAGCGCTGTTCCAGAAGGGACGGGCGGGCATGCCGTTGTAGACGAAGGCCGTGACGCTGTGGATGCTCACCGCCAGCGGTATCGACAGCAGGATCAGCGGAGTGGCGAACCTCTTGCTGTACTCCCTCCCCATGAAGGCGCGGTAGAGGATGTGCGTGACGATGACGAAGTTGAGCAGTCCATACGCGTTCAGCACCATCACGTCCCAGGCCAGGATCGAGTTGGGCACGTTGAGCTTGCCGATGAACGGGATGAGGTGCCAGACGTGGTCCGGACGTCCGAGGTCGACGAAGACGAAGAGCACGCACATGATGATTGCGCTGACCGCGAGGAGCTCGCCGATGATCACGATCTCCTTGATGGGCTTCCACTGGTAGACGTAGGCAGGGATCACGAGCACCACGGCCGCGGCGGCGACTCCGACGAGAAAGGTGAAGTTGCCGATGTAGAAGCCCCAGGAGACGGGGTCGCGCATGTTCGTGCGAACCATGCCGTGCTGGAGTTGATCGATATAGCCGTGGACGCCGGCTGCGATGCAGAGGAGCAAGAAGGCCACCCAGACGTAGTACCCGCGGGTGCCGCGGGTGACCAGTCGGAGGCTGCCGATGATGAAGTGGATGAACTGCATGGCGCCTCTCAGACCCCGTAGAAGTAGAAGAACTTGGGTTGCGTGTTGAGGTCTTCCTTGAGCAGGAAGATGCGCTTGTTCTCGATGATGTAGCGAACCTCACTCGAGGGGTCGAGGAGGTTGCCGAACTTGCGCGCCCCCACGGGGCACACCTCGACGCACGCGGGGTACCTGCCCTTGCGCACGCGCTGAATGCAGAAGGTGCACTTCTCCACCACGCCCTTCATTCGGGGTCGGTTTCCGAGATAGTGCGTGTCGGGGTTCATCTCCCCCTTCGGGATGCTGGGAGCGGCCCAGTTGAAGCGTCGCGCCCCGTACGGGCACGCGGCCACGCAGCAGCGGCACCCGATGCACCAGTTCTGGTCCACGACCACGATGCCGTCGGGCTCTTGCCAGGTGGCGCCCACGGGGCAGACCGAGACGCACTGCGGTCGACGACATTGCTGACAGGCTACCGGCAGGTAGAAGTGCCCCTCTCGAGGCACCTGCTTCGCGTCGTAGTACGCGTCGGCTTCGGCCAGGTCGATGCCCTTCTCCTTTTCGAGCTCCAGCACCGTGATCCAGTGCACCTGGGGGTCGCGCGACTGGTTGTTCTCCTTCACGCAGGCATAGACGCAGCGCCGGCAACCGATGCAGCGGGAGAGATCCAGCGCGTAGCCGAAGAGCACACCCTCGGCGGCGGGCGTGTCGGCGACGGTCACGGGCTTGCCGTACTCGCGGCTGTACTCGCGCTCGAGCCGCTCGAGCACCTTCTTGCGCTCTGGCCCCTTCAGCTCGCGAAAGTGCTTCTGGAAGAAGGCCTCGCGCGTCGCAGCATCGCACGACGCGAGGAAGCCCAAGGCGGCGGCGACGGCGCCCTGCTTCAGAAACCCGCGCCGCGTGGACGTGCCGGCGGTCTCCGGTGGGGTGCTCGACCTCTGCGAGTCGGGCGCGCAAGGTGTGCGCTTCATGAGTGGCTCCGTGTCGTTGGTGCGCGGCCCGGACGGTGGGGGGGGGGCTCGGGCTTGAGCGGTTTGAAACGGGGCGAGTGTGGGTTGTGGCAGTGCGCGCAGAGCAGATACCGACGCTCACCGTTCCACTGCCCCGTCCGCTTGCCGTGCACGCCGACGCGCCAGTCGCGGTACTTGTCGCCGTGGCACTGGCCGCACAGCCGGTACGATTCGGTGAAGGGCACGAGCGTGCCGCTCGCGAGACGCAGCTTGTCGCGGTCGGGCGGGTTGTGGCAGTCGAAGCACCAGCGCTCCCGCGGCCCGTGCTCGAGCTTGATCGCGGTGTGCTCCTCCTCCAGCTTCCGAGGCGTGGCGTTGGCCTCCAGATCCGCGTGACAGTCCGAGCAGGGAAAGACCCCCTCGCTGAAGGGGGGTGGGGGCACCACGTACTCGGTTCCCGAGGAGACCGAGGCCTGGCGCTTGGCGGGGGGAGCGTGCCCGGGCAGATGTGCGGCGGGGTACATGTCGCCGCACCCGACGCCTGCCGCAAGGATCAGAAGTGCGAGAGAGGCGACGCCCCCCGGCAGACGCGGGGTCGGTCGTGCGGACATCACGGTGCTCCGGTGGTTAGGTCAGCCATCCTGCGGTTGAGCTCGCGGATCAGCATCGCCTCGAGTCGCGCGACGCGGCTACCGATCACGCGGCAGAGGTTCGAGACTGTGACGAGGTGAAGGCTCGGTCGGTCCTTGAAGACCTCTTCCAGCGCCGCGCGATCGATGGCGACCAGCGTGACGTCCGTGACGGCCTGGGCGTTCAGCGTGAGCCGATGCGGTGGGACCAACGAGGACCACGCCAGGACCTCTCCGGGTCCCTTCTCCTCGAGGGTGATCTCCGTCGGGTCGCCGCGCGCCACGATGGGCAGGCGCAAGGCTACCTGGCCTGATTCGATCAGGAGCAACGAGGTGGCGGGCTCGCCCAGAAAGAACACCGCGTCGCCGGGGCGATAGGTCAGCGTTCGGCCCAGCCGTTCGATCTCCGTTAGGTGGCTCAGCTCGAGTCCGGCGAAGAGCGGGCTCGATCGCACCACGCCGGCCACGTTGGATGTCGTCATCGTCTTCCTCCCCATCCGCGACCAAGGGTCAAGGTTTCTAGCTGCTCCACAGCGTGCGATGCGACGGGTCCCGGGCGAAGTTGGAGGCCGCCTGTTGCTCGGCTCGGAGGTGGCGCTCCAGCTCTGCGACCAGCGTGTCCACGGCGACCGGCTTTCCAGCAGCGGACCAGGCCGTGGGTTGGAACAGGACTATCGGCGGCGACGCGGTCGTCACCTGACGCGGCGCCGAAGGTTTGGACTCGTCTGGCCCGAACGCGAAGGCCAGCGCGGCTCCGCCAAAGAGCACCATCACCAGCAACCCGACCACCACGATTGTCATCATGTGTTGTCCCTCCGCCTTCGAGGATATGCGAGCGGCGTGCCACGAGACGGACGGGCGCATCTCGCTGGAATGACGGGGCGTGGGGAGGTGGGCGGCGGTATGGGCCGCGCGAGGCTGGCAGGCGCCGAGGGCGCGACACGCCGCAAGGTGCCGATAAGGCGCGTACTAGGTCAGGCTGTCAGTCTGGCAGGGGTGGCAGATCAGCGTTCGCGAGCTGGACCGCAGTCCAACGAAGGCAACGTTCAGCAGGGGCGATGACGGGCGTCGTAGTCGGCGGTCGCGGCGGCCAGCGCGAAGAGCTCTGGGTCGTCCTCGTCGTCCACCGCGCTCTCTTCACCCTCGCCGCCCGCTTCCCCGCCGCCTTCGAGATACGCGATGGTACGCACGAGCTCGACCACCCGACGCTTCGACTGCGCGTCGAGGTGGGCGAACCTCACCCCCATTCCCGGGTTGGTGTTGTTGAAGTCGCCCGGGCGGTAGGGGTTGATCCAGATGACCACTCCCTCGACGGTGAGCGGCTCCTGCGCGCCGGGCAGCGTGAAGCGCAGGTTCAGGTGCGTGCCCGGCGGCTCGGGGTTGTTCGTTCGCACGAAGATCCCCATCGCGCTCATGTCGGTGATGTACGCGAAGAGGAATGTGTCCTCGCAGCGATAGTCCACCTCCATGTCCACCAGCACCCGTTGCCAGATTCGGCGGTCCCGGCCTTGTCGCCGATCCTCGCCCGCCACGGACCCATCCCGCTCACGCCGATCCTTCTTCCGCGACACCATGCGGCCAACTCCTCAACCGATTTCTGAAGGGGAGCCCGTCTTACCAAAGCCGCGCGCGGCGCCGCAAGGCAAAAAGGTCGAGCCTCTTGCGACCCTCGCTAGCGGACGACCAGGACGCCGACGGGGACGCGGTTCACGCCGTCGTTCGGCCCCTCGGTGACCTTCAGGCGATTGTCCCCCTGCCAGAAGCCGACGTAGATCTGGTAGTCGCCGCCCGGCGTGGTGAGGATGGGGATCTCCACCTCGTGCGGGTCGACCACGAAGTCTCCCGGGAGCCAGTACTGGGTCGGGTACTTGCCCCCGAGCGGCTCGTGGTCCCCGTGGAAGCGGCTGGCCGGCTGGTCGAAGTGCACGAACAGCTTGTAGCCCGCCGGTAGCCGGTCGAGGACCTCGAAGTAGAGCGTGATCTTGAATTTTCCCCCGCGGGTGACGCTGTCCGGCACGTCGTAGCCGATGAGCTTCACCTTCCCCTCGAAGCTCGCCGTCACGGCGCGCTTCGGCGTGGGCCGCTGGCTCAGGATGAGTCGTCGGAGCGGGTTCAGATCCTTGTCGCAGCGCCCCCCGAGCAGGTTGGAGACGATGGTGTACTGCGAGTTGCGATCGTCGAGCACGTAGTAGGGCAGCTTGGTCTGCCGCGCGGCCTGGTCGATGGCGCCGAGCTGGCTCGTCGGGATGAGCACGAAGCTGCGCTCGGGTTTGCGGAGCATGGCGAAGAGGTTGTCCTGGCTCGTCACCTCGTCCACCTGGCCGTGATTGTAGTACGCGGCGCCGCGCCCGGAGACCTGGTACTGCGCGAGGCGGTCGCTCGACCCCTTGCACGCGTGGTAGGTTTCGAAGAGCGCCTTGTTCGACATGTGCAGCGAGAGGTGGGGAGTCAAATAGAAGGCGCACCACCCGGCGAAGACCAGGCCCACGCCCCCGCCGAAGAGCCAGTAGCGTTCGCCCGCTTCGCCGCCCGAGCCGCGCAGCCAGTCGCCGAAGAAGTTCAGTGCGCGGGCGAAGGGGCGGGCCAGGCGCCCGGCCCAGCGCCGCGAGAAATCGAGGCCGATCGGTCGGGGCGTGCCGCCGAGGGCGAAGAAGGCGGCGAGCGCCGCGGCCAGGCCGAAGGCGCGCAGCTCGGCCTTGAGGTTCAGCTCCGAGGGGAACTTCGCGCTGGCCCCGAGGAGGTGGCTGAACGACAGGGTGTCGGGGTTGCCGAAGAAGTCCAGGTGCAAGGCGAGGATGATGAGCGCCGCGACGAGCCCCCAGAGGGGGCGGCTCAGCGGCCGGGTGAAGCGCTCGTAGCCGAAGATCCCCACCGCGATGGCTACGAAGGGGAGGGCGGGGAAGCGGGTCTTGCCCAGGTACCCTTCCCAGAAGACCGCCGCGATGTAGCCCACGATGACGAGCACGACGAGGAGTAGCTTCACGAAGGCGTCCCGGCCGCGCTCCTCGGAGCGAGTCCCTTGCGCGGCCACGAAGAGGAAGAGGGCGATCGGCGCCACCCCGACCCAGGGGAAGAGGCCGAAGCCGAGGTCCCGGAGCGCGATCTCGAAGGTGGGAGGGAGCGTCA encodes:
- a CDS encoding PAS domain-containing protein; translated protein: MRRRWKLDRLSWRLGITVTSLVGLATVGTGVIFYRLHYKQILELTRRHVEGKTELIRNALEYQMLQEDRGLIRQLVVRLAAQPNLKRVMILDRKGQVQFTSDPTIGKHHFSFASPTCQVCHSRPANERQHSTVLETAGGSVLRCVQPIPNRSICHDCHNPRHRMNGVIIVDSSLEPTRRELAGTIRKFSLGTGAAALVLMTGIGLAYRRTILGRLTRFEQTARAIALGDHRQRVHVTGNDPLTRVEEQFNQMADATTGLLADLRRQRASLEKVMNSVDDGLVVLDQSRRVVAANDSFARRFPDTVGQPLGLTCCQGASPGDGSFNCGCGQECPTLRCFRTGAVQMAIRTRSLADGTARQEEVRCSPVYDDLGQIALVVEVWRDITDRRSAEAHLADYRRMVSLGVLASAFSHELNTPLASIATCLAGIRRLRRAEGDGADETQDAVAEYVRIAETQVQRCGSITEQFLSLARGQSLTREVIDLPSCLEVVARLAHHAATDLGVAVVVFQPDGPRPAVLANGSAVQQVLLNLVLNAVHASRPDTTVSLTCRSENGHVEVAVRDQGRGIAPADVPHLFEPFFHREARGSGLGLFVSMNLARSWGGDIQVTSALGQGSTFTLIFPASPT
- the nrfD gene encoding polysulfide reductase NrfD, with the protein product MQFIHFIIGSLRLVTRGTRGYYVWVAFLLLCIAAGVHGYIDQLQHGMVRTNMRDPVSWGFYIGNFTFLVGVAAAAVVLVIPAYVYQWKPIKEIVIIGELLAVSAIIMCVLFVFVDLGRPDHVWHLIPFIGKLNVPNSILAWDVMVLNAYGLLNFVIVTHILYRAFMGREYSKRFATPLILLSIPLAVSIHSVTAFVYNGMPARPFWNSAILAPRFIASAFCSGPAMILVLLQILRHYAKLEIKNEAIWKIAELMAYAMFINLFLLGAEIFRDYYSGTHHLLHAKYLYSGLHGSKVLVPYAWASVACSVVSFLLFLVPATRRNPLTLNVGAFLIYCGVYIEKGMALVIPGFTPSVLGEIYEYTPSRTELEVAAGIFGVGFLVFTLMLRIAVPIMRGEFHLQSPEGQLRPRRATAEQKPAATA
- a CDS encoding 4Fe-4S dicluster domain-containing protein, which codes for MKRTPCAPDSQRSSTPPETAGTSTRRGFLKQGAVAAALGFLASCDAATREAFFQKHFRELKGPERKKVLERLEREYSREYGKPVTVADTPAAEGVLFGYALDLSRCIGCRRCVYACVKENNQSRDPQVHWITVLELEKEKGIDLAEADAYYDAKQVPREGHFYLPVACQQCRRPQCVSVCPVGATWQEPDGIVVVDQNWCIGCRCCVAACPYGARRFNWAAPSIPKGEMNPDTHYLGNRPRMKGVVEKCTFCIQRVRKGRYPACVEVCPVGARKFGNLLDPSSEVRYIIENKRIFLLKEDLNTQPKFFYFYGV
- a CDS encoding cyclic nucleotide-binding domain-containing protein — protein: MTTSNVAGVVRSSPLFAGLELSHLTEIERLGRTLTYRPGDAVFFLGEPATSLLLIESGQVALRLPIVARGDPTEITLEEKGPGEVLAWSSLVPPHRLTLNAQAVTDVTLVAIDRAALEEVFKDRPSLHLVTVSNLCRVIGSRVARLEAMLIRELNRRMADLTTGAP
- a CDS encoding TIGR02266 family protein; the encoded protein is MVSRKKDRRERDGSVAGEDRRQGRDRRIWQRVLVDMEVDYRCEDTFLFAYITDMSAMGIFVRTNNPEPPGTHLNLRFTLPGAQEPLTVEGVVIWINPYRPGDFNNTNPGMGVRFAHLDAQSKRRVVELVRTIAYLEGGGEAGGEGEESAVDDEDDPELFALAAATADYDARHRPC
- a CDS encoding glycosyltransferase family 39 protein — protein: MLSRVPHVAWVALLGAVLYLPMLGSFGLWDPAEIQHADVAREVAEKGSFRDVTVDGRYGPRPVLYVWLVAAGFKVLGVNELAGRLPLALCGILALLLAYRLGRRLLAPGAGLGAAFVLGTTPLFLFQARQLTSEIPYYAALLATIGGFAAYLWPADGKRRRMDLALFCLGLVAAVLARGLLLGGLFPLVCVGLALALGWRTENRPGEEGLWPWADGPDLKPEESVGEAFRKARLPLLAALAVAAGLVALALRTLKGGPFLLLGGELHRLTLPPTFEIALRDLGFGLFPWVGVAPIALFLFVAAQGTRSEERGRDAFVKLLLVVLVIVGYIAAVFWEGYLGKTRFPALPFVAIAVGIFGYERFTRPLSRPLWGLVAALIILALHLDFFGNPDTLSFSHLLGASAKFPSELNLKAELRAFGLAAALAAFFALGGTPRPIGLDFSRRWAGRLARPFARALNFFGDWLRGSGGEAGERYWLFGGGVGLVFAGWCAFYLTPHLSLHMSNKALFETYHACKGSSDRLAQYQVSGRGAAYYNHGQVDEVTSQDNLFAMLRKPERSFVLIPTSQLGAIDQAARQTKLPYYVLDDRNSQYTIVSNLLGGRCDKDLNPLRRLILSQRPTPKRAVTASFEGKVKLIGYDVPDSVTRGGKFKITLYFEVLDRLPAGYKLFVHFDQPASRFHGDHEPLGGKYPTQYWLPGDFVVDPHEVEIPILTTPGGDYQIYVGFWQGDNRLKVTEGPNDGVNRVPVGVLVVR